In a genomic window of Balnearium lithotrophicum:
- a CDS encoding NADH-quinone oxidoreductase subunit C — MKYIDEELISELKSEFKDGIEEVTTFRGEVTVTVSKEVLKKFMSFLKHSEKFKMDMLVDVTAVDYPENNPRFQVVYQLRSIPLKHNLRVKCWAKDDEVPSVVDIWKTAEWTEREVYEMFGVKFSGRELRKLLLPQKYPYYPLRKDFPLEGYEEPCEVWDWE; from the coding sequence ATGAAGTACATAGATGAGGAACTTATTTCAGAATTAAAGAGTGAATTTAAGGATGGGATAGAGGAAGTAACGACCTTTAGGGGAGAGGTAACTGTAACAGTTTCAAAGGAAGTATTGAAGAAGTTCATGTCCTTTTTAAAACACAGTGAAAAATTCAAAATGGACATGTTGGTTGACGTTACAGCTGTCGATTATCCTGAAAACAACCCCCGTTTTCAGGTTGTCTACCAGCTAAGGTCAATTCCCCTAAAGCACAACCTGAGGGTAAAGTGCTGGGCTAAGGACGATGAAGTCCCCTCTGTTGTCGATATCTGGAAGACTGCGGAGTGGACCGAGAGGGAAGTCTACGAAATGTTTGGTGTAAAGTTTTCCGGAAGAGAGTTGAGAAAACTCCTCCTTCCACAGAAGTATCCGTACTATCCCCTCAGGAAGGACTTTCCGTTGGAGGGTTACGAAGAACCCTGTGAAGTTTGGGATTGGGAGTAG